One sulfur-oxidizing endosymbiont of Gigantopelta aegis genomic region harbors:
- a CDS encoding AsmA family protein, whose protein sequence is MTTISLARIGLNKVFMKRTLFFLAKSIAAFFLLLVLSATLLIVLEIKVKLTYLNKPIEIAIEKLLDREFTMQGDVFLSPTLWPTLEIQEVVIANPEEGNWQSGKEMLRFGRLRLQLGLLPLLRREIHIAEIVAEKITMNFESTAQGVQNWDFESLASAAEKTEMSEEQSKEDKKQGVFHLEAIEKIVFQDINVYFIDQALNKHIHFNLEQLHGEILSSRDLNISFNGRLIDKPFSVKLTGGSLNLLRDRKQEWPLKVQMNLAGTDIQLSGALIERPNKATHRALQASLEIAKTDLGATLSWLGIIDGLEAGTEQLSMQVQLQGDNLTEIIQDADIAMQLKNAWWYLEDKNTGSKLPIKISRGTVSAKGDQAVQINLSSVIEKSPREIKMAIKIQGAPLISFFRKDAKLPLTLSINTLQTDLMLTTYLTQPVNVSNMNFTMHFSGQQLSDLNSLIKMDLPPIGPYRLQGNFGRNHGGYFIKNLRLNIKESQLQGDMQFNTREKPPSLSVNLTSPQIQINDFDVGEWTPTNNKVSSTKKQSSTKKQSSTKKQSSTKKQPSTKKDPELNKDLPRKLLSYDSLSRFDAQINVGVEQVLSGDDTLGRGTASLQLQQARLHLKLAELILPGGDVSADFIFHPSGQASVDIALQARINAFDYGILARRIDAQSDVAGLIDLDVDLSAKQGIDLDSLLQNSEGHIDFAWRPRALNAELFELWAINVIASVLKKTDSDNASKVNCVIGRFVLHEGKMREKVIFADTSKMRMTGTAEADFNERSITLRIVPNAKKAEFFSLATPIGLKGSFDKFGLSINPLGLTKTVLSFATSPVHVPVRRLFSKGLPEDGIKACQQMWKISEEVELKP, encoded by the coding sequence ATGACAACTATTTCTCTTGCACGTATTGGTCTTAATAAGGTATTTATGAAACGCACTCTCTTTTTTCTAGCTAAAAGTATTGCGGCTTTTTTTCTATTGCTGGTGTTATCAGCAACCCTGCTTATTGTATTGGAAATTAAAGTCAAATTGACTTATTTAAACAAACCCATAGAAATCGCCATCGAAAAACTACTGGATCGTGAATTTACTATGCAGGGCGATGTCTTTTTGAGTCCAACGTTATGGCCAACCCTGGAAATTCAAGAAGTTGTGATTGCTAATCCTGAGGAAGGCAATTGGCAATCAGGCAAAGAAATGTTACGTTTTGGGCGTTTACGTCTGCAATTAGGCTTACTGCCTTTATTGCGTAGAGAAATACACATTGCGGAAATCGTGGCAGAAAAAATCACCATGAATTTTGAAAGCACTGCTCAAGGTGTGCAAAACTGGGATTTTGAATCTTTAGCGAGTGCTGCTGAAAAAACAGAGATGTCAGAAGAGCAAAGCAAAGAGGATAAAAAACAGGGAGTTTTTCACCTTGAAGCCATAGAGAAAATCGTTTTTCAGGATATTAATGTCTACTTTATTGATCAGGCCTTAAATAAGCATATTCATTTTAATCTGGAACAACTTCATGGTGAGATTTTATCGTCACGGGATCTGAATATCAGTTTTAATGGCCGCTTAATTGATAAGCCTTTTTCAGTTAAATTAACCGGAGGCAGTCTAAATTTATTGCGTGATCGTAAACAGGAATGGCCTTTAAAGGTGCAAATGAATCTTGCTGGTACGGATATTCAACTATCCGGTGCTCTCATTGAGCGCCCAAATAAGGCGACTCATAGGGCTTTGCAAGCGTCACTTGAAATAGCTAAAACAGATTTAGGCGCCACCCTGAGCTGGCTTGGTATTATCGATGGTTTAGAAGCCGGTACTGAGCAATTAAGTATGCAGGTGCAATTGCAGGGAGATAATCTGACTGAGATCATTCAAGACGCGGATATTGCAATGCAATTAAAAAATGCTTGGTGGTATCTGGAGGATAAAAATACCGGCTCTAAACTGCCGATTAAAATTTCCCGTGGGACGGTATCGGCAAAAGGGGATCAAGCAGTACAGATCAATTTATCCAGTGTTATTGAAAAGTCGCCCAGGGAAATTAAAATGGCGATTAAAATTCAGGGAGCACCATTGATTAGTTTTTTCCGCAAAGACGCTAAATTACCTTTGACATTAAGCATCAACACCCTACAAACTGATTTAATGCTGACAACATATCTGACCCAGCCGGTAAATGTGAGCAATATGAATTTTACTATGCACTTCAGTGGTCAGCAATTGAGTGATTTAAACTCACTGATTAAAATGGACTTGCCGCCTATAGGCCCGTATCGTTTACAGGGGAATTTTGGCCGTAATCATGGTGGTTATTTTATAAAGAACCTACGTCTGAATATCAAAGAAAGTCAATTGCAAGGTGACATGCAATTTAATACCAGAGAGAAACCACCTTCATTAAGTGTTAATTTAACGAGTCCACAGATACAGATTAATGACTTTGATGTTGGAGAATGGACACCGACTAATAATAAAGTGTCGTCAACTAAAAAACAGTCGTCAACTAAAAAACAGTCGTCAACTAAAAAACAGTCGTCAACTAAAAAACAGCCATCAACTAAAAAAGATCCGGAACTCAACAAAGACCTACCCCGAAAACTATTGTCTTATGATAGCCTAAGTCGTTTTGATGCCCAAATTAACGTCGGTGTAGAGCAGGTATTATCAGGTGATGACACATTAGGCCGTGGCACAGCTTCATTGCAATTACAGCAAGCTCGATTGCATTTAAAACTAGCAGAGCTGATATTGCCCGGTGGTGATGTCAGCGCTGACTTTATTTTTCATCCCTCAGGGCAGGCAAGTGTTGATATTGCTTTGCAAGCCAGAATCAATGCCTTTGACTATGGTATCTTAGCTCGCCGCATTGATGCTCAAAGTGATGTGGCGGGCTTGATTGATCTTGATGTGGATTTATCGGCAAAGCAAGGCATAGATCTTGATTCCTTATTACAAAATAGCGAAGGGCATATCGATTTTGCCTGGCGGCCTCGTGCTTTAAATGCAGAGTTATTTGAGCTTTGGGCCATTAATGTTATCGCTTCGGTACTCAAGAAAACGGATAGTGATAATGCCTCCAAAGTAAATTGTGTTATCGGACGTTTTGTTTTGCATGAAGGTAAGATGAGAGAAAAAGTTATTTTTGCTGATACCAGTAAAATGAGAATGACTGGCACTGCCGAAGCAGATTTTAATGAGCGCAGTATTACTTTGAGAATTGTGCCGAATGCAAAGAAAGCTGAATTTTTTAGCCTGGCAACCCCTATTGGTTTAAAAGGCAGTTTTGATAAATTTGGGCTGTCCATTAATCCTTTGGGCTTGACAAAAACAGTGCTATCATTTGCCACCAGCCCTGTTCATGTTCCTGTACGGCGTCTGTTTTCTAAAGGTTTACCTGAAGATGGAATCAAAGCCTGTCAGCAGATGTGGAAAATTTCAGAAGAAGTGGAATTAAAACCATAG
- a CDS encoding cation:dicarboxylate symporter family transporter — protein MINSILSLSLSSRILISLFLGIVLGLFIGEHVLAIQWVGEVWIRLMQMTVLPYVVVSLISGVGSLDSQLAKNLAIRGGLLLLLFWLIAAIVIFAMPLTFPMWDDASFYSSNVIQDRMPFNPIEIYIPKNPFNAMANSTVPAVVLFCIAVGVALIGHKDKALLVDSFKVFTDVLAKVMSFMVQLTPIGVFAIVAVSAGTMTLEQLTHLEVYFVVYIVASMLLTFVILPLLIATLTPFSYKDILRHSRSALLTGFIAQNVFIILPMLIENSKAIFKKYQLDSEKNDHVVDVIIPVTFNFPNAGRLLALIFVPFAAWMSGAPLELSQYPEFLSTGIFSLFAKAQVALPFLLDLFHIPQDTFNYYIPSSIINGKFDTMVSVMNLFAFSLIVTIGLSGQLIFSRKKIIKNLFLTTLALLLSVLLTKAFLEQTVDYSYNKDHLIMSMNLPEKIPLVENVVYDKSRAMIDKPYVAETLDNQLLQRIKQRGVLRVGYHPKRIPFSYHNNTQHLVGMDVELFYHLAQELGVKLAFYPVSWQSYVAQLNQGEVDIIPGVYYETFNLMNTELTNPYIDGQLGLVVKDYKRQRLGDRQVLRKMPSLKLALLGEPVFIQRMSRTLQSFIPDTQLHIIPINSYDDFFAMTDEQVDGLVETVEIGSALTLLHPEYTIIIPKKSVLKFPMSFAIAKGEKDF, from the coding sequence TTGATTAATAGCATATTAAGCCTGAGCCTATCCAGTCGAATACTGATTAGTCTGTTCTTGGGTATTGTTTTAGGGCTATTTATTGGCGAACATGTGCTAGCCATTCAATGGGTTGGTGAAGTTTGGATTCGGCTCATGCAAATGACGGTATTGCCCTATGTTGTCGTCTCGTTAATCAGTGGCGTTGGTTCTCTGGATAGTCAATTGGCAAAGAATCTGGCCATTCGGGGTGGTTTATTGTTACTGCTTTTCTGGCTCATTGCCGCCATTGTTATTTTTGCCATGCCTTTGACTTTTCCAATGTGGGATGATGCCTCATTTTATAGCTCTAATGTGATACAAGATAGAATGCCGTTTAATCCTATTGAAATTTACATCCCCAAAAACCCCTTTAATGCCATGGCCAATAGCACTGTCCCCGCAGTGGTATTATTTTGTATTGCCGTAGGCGTGGCATTGATTGGTCATAAAGATAAAGCCCTATTAGTTGATAGTTTTAAAGTCTTCACCGATGTGTTGGCAAAAGTCATGAGCTTTATGGTACAGCTAACACCGATTGGGGTATTTGCGATTGTTGCCGTATCAGCAGGCACCATGACACTCGAGCAATTAACCCATCTTGAGGTGTATTTTGTTGTTTACATTGTGGCCTCTATGTTATTAACCTTTGTTATCCTGCCCTTATTAATCGCAACACTGACACCGTTTTCTTATAAGGATATTTTACGCCATTCACGCTCGGCATTATTGACGGGATTTATTGCCCAGAATGTGTTTATTATTTTACCCATGCTGATAGAAAACTCCAAAGCGATTTTTAAAAAATATCAATTGGATTCAGAAAAAAACGATCATGTTGTTGATGTGATCATTCCGGTTACATTTAATTTTCCCAATGCCGGACGCTTGCTGGCGCTGATTTTTGTGCCCTTTGCGGCATGGATGTCCGGTGCGCCATTAGAACTTTCTCAATACCCTGAATTCTTAAGCACAGGGATTTTTAGTCTCTTTGCCAAGGCACAAGTGGCCTTGCCCTTTTTATTGGATCTGTTTCATATTCCGCAAGATACCTTCAATTACTATATTCCCAGCTCCATTATTAATGGCAAATTTGACACCATGGTGAGTGTCATGAATTTGTTTGCCTTTAGTTTGATAGTGACTATTGGCCTAAGTGGTCAATTAATCTTTAGCCGAAAAAAAATAATCAAAAATTTATTTTTAACGACGCTTGCCTTATTGCTTTCGGTGCTATTAACCAAGGCTTTTTTAGAGCAAACAGTCGATTATAGCTATAATAAAGATCATTTGATTATGTCGATGAATCTTCCGGAAAAAATACCCTTAGTAGAGAATGTGGTTTATGATAAATCAAGAGCAATGATTGATAAGCCCTATGTGGCTGAAACTTTAGATAATCAATTATTGCAACGTATTAAACAACGGGGAGTATTAAGAGTTGGCTATCATCCCAAGCGTATACCTTTTTCATATCATAATAATACTCAACACTTAGTTGGAATGGATGTTGAATTATTTTATCATCTTGCCCAAGAGCTAGGGGTTAAATTAGCCTTTTACCCGGTGTCCTGGCAAAGCTATGTGGCACAATTGAATCAGGGTGAAGTGGATATTATTCCCGGTGTTTATTATGAAACGTTTAATTTAATGAATACGGAGCTCACTAATCCCTATATTGATGGTCAATTGGGTTTAGTTGTTAAAGATTACAAACGTCAGCGTTTGGGGGATAGACAAGTGCTCAGGAAAATGCCGTCACTTAAATTGGCCTTATTGGGTGAGCCGGTATTTATTCAACGTATGAGTCGTACCTTGCAGTCATTTATTCCGGATACACAATTGCATATTATTCCTATCAATAGCTATGATGATTTTTTTGCCATGACTGACGAGCAAGTGGATGGATTGGTAGAAACGGTAGAAATTGGTTCTGCGCTCACTTTGTTACACCCTGAATATACCATTATCATTCCCAAAAAATCAGTACTTAAATTTCCTATGAGTTTCGCCATTGCTAAAGGCGAAAAAGATTTTTGA
- a CDS encoding serine hydrolase → MRMIRFAWLFLLLFFLLVFSLTAFATEDKIYPSLWDANDAVLQKNLENIIKQQGLWKVVRNKHLALVLVDISNLKQPKLAELNGNQMIYAASLPKVAILLAAFVEIERGNLKESAELYEHLTKMIRYSSNQSASYILSLVGGERVLEIIQDPEFALYDRQHNGGLWVGKAYAKGTAFHRDPMYNLSHGATAIQVARFYYLLETQQLLNKKNSLRMKQILGKPGINHKFVKGLQAIPGVKIYRKSGSWKNFHADSALVEYKKYQYILIGLSDSSTGGHWLTTLAKPIHELITGDRIIVK, encoded by the coding sequence ATGCGTATGATTAGATTTGCCTGGCTTTTTTTACTATTGTTTTTTTTGCTTGTGTTTAGTTTGACTGCTTTTGCTACGGAAGATAAAATTTATCCGAGTCTATGGGATGCTAATGATGCGGTGTTGCAAAAAAATCTGGAAAATATCATTAAGCAGCAAGGTCTCTGGAAAGTTGTGCGTAATAAACATTTGGCCTTGGTACTGGTTGATATCAGTAATTTAAAGCAGCCAAAACTGGCAGAGCTCAATGGTAATCAAATGATTTATGCGGCCAGCTTACCCAAAGTGGCTATTTTGCTGGCTGCTTTTGTTGAAATTGAGCGAGGCAATTTAAAAGAATCTGCTGAGCTTTATGAACATCTAACGAAAATGATCCGCTATTCCAGCAATCAATCGGCTAGTTACATATTATCTCTAGTCGGAGGTGAGCGAGTCTTAGAAATCATTCAAGATCCTGAATTTGCTTTATACGATCGGCAGCATAATGGTGGGCTTTGGGTGGGTAAGGCTTATGCAAAAGGTACGGCCTTCCATCGTGATCCCATGTATAACTTGTCACATGGTGCAACGGCTATTCAGGTGGCACGATTTTATTATTTATTGGAAACACAGCAATTATTGAACAAAAAAAATAGTCTGAGAATGAAACAAATTTTGGGCAAGCCGGGGATAAATCATAAGTTTGTAAAAGGCTTACAAGCTATTCCGGGAGTAAAGATTTATCGAAAGTCAGGCTCTTGGAAAAATTTTCATGCTGACAGCGCTTTAGTTGAATATAAAAAATATCAATATATTTTGATTGGTCTCTCAGATTCATCAACCGGTGGTCATTGGCTGACGACGCTAGCCAAGCCTATCCATGAACTGATCACCGGTGATAGAATTATTGTTAAGTAA
- a CDS encoding D-alanyl-D-alanine carboxypeptidase/D-alanyl-D-alanine-endopeptidase yields MIKKHIFLLLLFFILPISAMGSDWQTSLIKALKGGSAVLSSPAGDILFSHNADQPMVPASVLKIATADALLSHLGEDYRIRTPFYLTADNYLAIKGAGDPTLTSESMATIAKQIKQQLSKKNITALNGFWLDTGAFKAQIKVHGQSASSNPYDSSVSALLANFNTIYIEKLAHGKIRSAEAQTPLTATAIKLASHLPNGKHRINIGNNNALILRYFAELLQIFLQREGIDMPVKIIHKSVPDDAIKLYEHRSQALADILQNLLKYSNNLIANQLVIILGGIKKGLPADLAKGTQVISEFLNESIGLQGFTLEEGSGLSRKNQFSAHQMLKIVQHFQPHQQLLRIDQQHFQAKTGTLKGISTYAGYMLAPSGDNYPFVIMLNNARWGSDRKKVAKLLYYATKAK; encoded by the coding sequence ATGATCAAAAAACATATTTTCCTATTGCTTTTATTCTTTATTTTACCAATCAGTGCAATGGGCAGTGACTGGCAAACATCGCTCATTAAAGCACTCAAAGGTGGCTCAGCAGTCTTAAGTTCACCAGCGGGCGACATTCTTTTTTCCCATAATGCTGATCAGCCCATGGTACCCGCTTCGGTGCTAAAAATTGCCACGGCTGATGCCTTATTAAGCCATTTGGGGGAAGACTATCGCATCCGTACTCCCTTTTATCTCACTGCGGATAATTATTTAGCAATCAAAGGTGCAGGTGACCCAACACTGACATCAGAATCAATGGCCACCATAGCCAAACAGATAAAACAGCAATTAAGCAAAAAAAATATCACTGCACTCAATGGCTTCTGGTTGGATACTGGTGCTTTCAAAGCACAGATAAAAGTTCATGGACAGTCAGCATCAAGCAATCCATACGACTCCTCTGTTAGCGCTTTATTAGCTAATTTCAATACCATTTACATTGAAAAGTTGGCTCATGGAAAAATTCGTAGTGCCGAAGCACAAACGCCTCTCACTGCAACAGCCATTAAATTGGCAAGCCATCTTCCTAACGGCAAACACCGCATTAATATTGGCAACAATAATGCGCTAATCTTACGTTATTTTGCAGAATTATTGCAGATTTTTCTCCAACGCGAAGGCATTGATATGCCTGTGAAAATCATTCATAAGTCGGTGCCTGATGATGCCATCAAACTCTATGAACACCGATCGCAAGCTCTGGCTGACATCCTTCAGAATTTACTAAAATACTCCAATAATCTCATCGCCAATCAGTTAGTCATTATTTTAGGGGGAATCAAAAAAGGCCTTCCTGCTGATCTTGCCAAGGGAACACAGGTCATTAGTGAATTTCTTAATGAGAGCATTGGCCTACAGGGTTTTACCTTAGAAGAAGGCTCAGGCTTATCTCGAAAAAATCAATTTAGCGCCCATCAAATGCTGAAAATAGTACAGCACTTCCAACCCCACCAGCAGCTACTTCGGATTGATCAACAGCATTTTCAAGCCAAAACAGGGACTTTAAAAGGCATTTCCACTTATGCAGGCTATATGCTTGCTCCTAGCGGTGACAATTACCCCTTTGTTATTATGTTAAATAATGCCCGCTGGGGAAGCGACCGAAAGAAAGTGGCCAAATTATTGTATTACGCTACTAAAGCCAAATAA
- a CDS encoding cation:dicarboxylate symporter family transporter produces the protein MVILSFFSNLSPFKRVILALILGISAGLIFGEPMGNLEVMGVVYIRLLQMTVLPYILVSIIGGLGRLDSHMAGRIGMKAIRVILIIWLAVMLTLILLPLAYPNWETSGFFSSSLVTEVPPFNFVDLYIPSNIFSSLSNTIVPAVVLFSLLMGVSLINVKNKEPFITLTNSVADTLMGVASFVAKLAPFGIFAISSAAAGTLDPEELGRLQVFLWVYLIAAALLGLVLLPLILHWATPFSYRRILSVSGEAVITALATGTVLVVLPMIIERCKAMLEEEGMACEETMSTVDVLVPTAYSFPSTGTLLGLGFILFSSWYVGSPLSIDQYPSYITMGALSAFGSMAVAIPFMLDFFGLPADQFQLYLLGSVVTARFATGLAALHGFVVTLLVASAVMRRLKWHRLFQAIGLHLGVTAGVMILAGFALTNLIPYEYSGSRDFESMRLIGTQQAKIKQVTKPEPLSAEQQTRSRLDVILERGSIRVGYFSNSLPYSFRNNKAELVGYDMEIIHELAGDLNLKVEYSHIKKRGLEAKMLADGRIDIAIGGTAITPLTALQVTYTQPYMHHTAGMVVRDKLRDDFSSMANINAMENLTIAVPKSSYYARLVKHYFPNAEQVEVSSAREFFKGKHKGVDAFIYSTEAGSAWSLLYPEYTVVVPKGLKFKVPAAFELPKDQLAYARYINTWLTLKSENGFLEKAYQYWIFGIDPKPKAPRWSVVRNVFGWNI, from the coding sequence ATGGTAATATTGAGTTTTTTTAGCAACCTAAGCCCATTTAAACGGGTGATTCTTGCATTAATCTTAGGTATTTCAGCGGGATTGATTTTTGGTGAGCCCATGGGCAACCTTGAAGTCATGGGTGTGGTATACATTCGTTTGTTGCAAATGACGGTACTGCCTTATATTTTGGTTTCTATTATCGGTGGCCTAGGGCGTTTAGACAGTCACATGGCGGGTCGAATTGGTATGAAAGCCATTCGGGTCATTCTTATTATCTGGTTGGCTGTTATGTTAACCTTGATATTGCTCCCTTTGGCCTATCCTAACTGGGAAACATCAGGATTTTTTAGTAGTAGTTTAGTAACTGAAGTGCCACCCTTTAATTTTGTGGATCTCTATATTCCCTCCAATATTTTTTCCTCTCTTTCAAATACGATTGTTCCTGCGGTGGTGTTGTTCTCCTTACTTATGGGGGTGTCACTGATTAATGTAAAAAATAAAGAACCCTTTATTACCCTGACGAATAGTGTTGCGGATACCCTGATGGGTGTGGCTTCATTTGTGGCAAAATTGGCGCCTTTTGGGATTTTTGCTATTTCATCTGCAGCAGCAGGTACATTAGATCCGGAAGAGTTGGGTCGTTTACAAGTCTTTTTGTGGGTTTATCTTATTGCCGCAGCTTTGTTAGGCCTCGTTTTATTACCTTTAATTTTGCATTGGGCTACGCCTTTTTCTTATCGTCGAATTTTATCTGTTTCGGGTGAAGCGGTGATTACGGCACTGGCAACAGGGACTGTATTGGTTGTATTACCGATGATCATCGAGCGTTGTAAAGCGATGTTGGAAGAGGAAGGCATGGCCTGTGAAGAAACCATGTCAACCGTCGATGTGCTGGTGCCAACAGCCTATAGTTTTCCCAGTACCGGTACTTTATTAGGCTTGGGATTTATCTTGTTTTCATCTTGGTATGTTGGCTCGCCGTTATCAATCGATCAGTATCCATCTTATATCACCATGGGCGCATTATCGGCCTTTGGTAGCATGGCTGTAGCAATTCCTTTCATGTTGGACTTTTTTGGTTTGCCTGCCGATCAGTTTCAACTCTATCTCTTAGGCAGTGTTGTGACAGCCCGTTTTGCTACCGGTTTGGCTGCTTTGCATGGTTTTGTGGTGACGCTTTTGGTGGCTTCAGCCGTTATGCGACGTTTAAAGTGGCATCGTCTATTTCAGGCCATCGGTTTACACCTTGGCGTGACAGCAGGGGTGATGATTTTGGCCGGCTTTGCCTTAACGAATCTTATTCCCTATGAATATTCAGGCAGTCGTGACTTTGAGTCAATGCGCTTAATTGGCACACAACAAGCGAAAATCAAGCAGGTGACTAAGCCAGAGCCTTTGAGTGCCGAGCAACAGACGCGTTCACGTTTGGATGTGATACTCGAACGTGGTTCGATTAGAGTGGGGTATTTCTCGAATTCTTTGCCTTACTCCTTTCGTAATAACAAGGCTGAACTAGTGGGTTATGACATGGAAATCATACATGAATTAGCCGGTGATCTGAATTTAAAGGTAGAGTATTCTCATATTAAAAAACGTGGTTTAGAGGCTAAGATGTTAGCAGATGGTCGTATTGATATCGCTATTGGCGGTACTGCGATTACCCCACTAACGGCATTGCAAGTGACTTATACCCAGCCTTATATGCACCATACGGCTGGTATGGTGGTGCGAGATAAATTACGTGATGATTTCTCGTCTATGGCAAATATTAATGCCATGGAAAATTTAACCATTGCGGTACCCAAGAGTTCTTATTATGCACGTCTGGTTAAGCACTATTTCCCTAATGCGGAGCAAGTTGAAGTGAGCAGTGCTCGAGAGTTTTTTAAAGGAAAGCATAAGGGCGTTGATGCCTTTATCTATTCAACTGAAGCGGGCTCAGCCTGGAGTTTATTGTATCCTGAATATACGGTAGTGGTGCCTAAGGGGCTGAAATTTAAAGTCCCAGCTGCTTTTGAATTACCTAAAGATCAACTGGCCTATGCCCGTTATATCAATACCTGGTTGACCTTGAAAAGTGAAAATGGTTTCCTTGAGAAAGCCTACCAATATTGGATCTTTGGTATCGATCCCAAGCCGAAAGCACCTCGCTGGTCAGTTGTGCGAAATGTTTTTGGTTGGAATATTTAA
- a CDS encoding N-formylglutamate amidohydrolase, whose amino-acid sequence MSELSISKTSIPEQTLSEEAIINKIKQREFFTATIDGGGFTLKIDKYEPALCAAIHNGGNLRSELADNCLLTQTERYYEEDPYTASFVAQQAITLTGNDSRYEYDLNRNTDECVYETAWGKEVWKTPLSATAIATSKAKHAQFYRIVSAVVEALAEDFGECLVYDNHSYNYRRHERTDLPVFNLGTSSVKSDRWRPVIDAWLAALKNIKVDGADITAAENDIFFGKGYLAAHCHGLYDNVLVLATEVKKVFMNELTGEADPIVLPSMQTEYNAAVRENISAYIKSKANPLNPPSKEGRS is encoded by the coding sequence ATGTCGGAACTCTCTATTTCTAAAACCTCTATCCCTGAGCAAACGCTTTCTGAAGAAGCGATTATCAACAAAATCAAACAACGAGAATTTTTTACCGCCACAATTGATGGCGGTGGTTTCACTTTAAAAATAGATAAATATGAACCCGCTCTGTGTGCAGCCATTCACAATGGCGGCAATCTTCGCTCTGAGTTAGCAGACAATTGCTTATTAACTCAAACAGAACGCTATTATGAAGAAGACCCCTATACCGCGAGTTTTGTTGCTCAACAAGCCATTACACTGACCGGCAATGATTCCCGCTATGAATATGATCTCAACCGCAATACTGACGAATGTGTATATGAAACTGCATGGGGCAAAGAGGTTTGGAAAACACCGCTGAGCGCAACAGCCATTGCGACGAGTAAAGCCAAACATGCTCAATTCTATCGCATTGTTTCAGCAGTGGTTGAGGCCTTAGCCGAAGATTTTGGCGAGTGTCTGGTATATGACAATCATTCTTATAATTATCGCCGCCATGAGCGCACTGACTTACCGGTATTTAATCTGGGTACAAGCTCAGTAAAAAGTGACCGCTGGCGTCCGGTAATTGATGCCTGGCTGGCGGCATTGAAAAACATCAAGGTCGATGGTGCTGACATTACTGCCGCTGAAAATGACATTTTTTTTGGCAAGGGCTATCTGGCAGCTCACTGCCATGGCTTGTATGATAATGTGCTGGTATTAGCCACTGAAGTGAAAAAAGTCTTTATGAACGAGCTGACAGGTGAAGCCGACCCGATTGTCTTACCATCCATGCAAACAGAATATAATGCTGCCGTTAGAGAAAACATTAGCGCTTACATTAAATCTAAAGCCAACCCCCTCAATCCCCCTTCTAAAGAAGGGAGAAGCTAA
- a CDS encoding transposase family protein → MASLSQQKKHLSFSALKQAISLHFHAIKDSRVQGKCDYSQHDVLMSAFACMYFQDPSLSEFQKQMEEEQNQNNLRTLFNVEKIPKNSQLRDILDLIPSKTFAPAFKDLFERLRRQAS, encoded by the coding sequence TTGGCCTCTTTAAGTCAGCAAAAAAAACATTTAAGTTTTTCTGCCCTGAAACAGGCCATCTCATTGCACTTTCATGCAATCAAAGATAGCCGAGTACAAGGAAAGTGTGATTACAGTCAACATGATGTGCTTATGAGTGCTTTTGCCTGCATGTATTTTCAAGATCCCTCTTTAAGTGAATTTCAGAAACAGATGGAAGAGGAACAGAATCAAAATAATTTACGCACTCTTTTTAATGTTGAAAAAATTCCTAAAAATAGTCAACTAAGAGACATTTTGGATCTCATACCCTCTAAAACATTTGCACCTGCATTTAAAGATTTATTTGAACGACTCAGACGACAAGCATCTTGA